The Sorangiineae bacterium MSr11367 genome window below encodes:
- a CDS encoding DUF5990 family protein, translating into MPVLLTIVGRNLPGRDCGPHTGVRVALQVGKAHVGEVDADAPEVSWTTEITITSGTSGVEPDVRGPAVHGKRGERFLYLAWLERTAAGTHAMFRRAKLQLDGIPHDVLDACVKSGALRAELGLTACDGLPVCASVRPPRIAWTA; encoded by the coding sequence ATGCCCGTGCTCCTCACCATCGTGGGTCGGAATCTTCCAGGTCGCGACTGCGGTCCGCACACCGGCGTTCGTGTGGCGCTCCAAGTCGGCAAAGCACATGTTGGCGAGGTGGACGCCGATGCGCCCGAGGTGTCGTGGACCACGGAAATCACGATCACCTCGGGCACGTCAGGCGTGGAGCCCGACGTTCGCGGCCCCGCCGTGCATGGAAAGCGCGGTGAACGCTTCCTCTACCTCGCGTGGCTCGAACGAACCGCGGCGGGCACCCATGCGATGTTCCGCAGGGCGAAGCTCCAGCTCGACGGCATTCCGCACGACGTCCTGGACGCGTGCGTGAAGTCCGGCGCACTTCGCGCCGAGCTGGGGCTTACGGCGTGCGATGGCTTGCCCGTGTGCGCTTCGGTCCGCCCTCCGCGCATCGCGTGGACGGCATGA
- a CDS encoding glutamate synthase subunit beta codes for MGDPTGFLKLGRGRSKERPVEERVGDYREFVLPLAEGEVRQEAARCMDCGVPFCHGSCPLGNLIPEWNDMMFRGQVDRAMSRLAETNNFPEVTGRICPAPCEGSCVLALDSDAVRIKAIEKTIADETFERSLIPRPAAQRTGKRVAVIGSGPAGMAAAQQLARSGHDVTLYERDDRIGGLLRYGIPDFKLEKDGLDRRVAQMEAEGVRMVTSADIGGAISIHDVRGEHDAVVLACGAQVPRDLPVGGRELRGIHFAMDFLTLQNRRVAGDVVGDGLVATGKHVVVIGGGDTGSDCVGTSHRQHAASVLQLEIMPRPPEARPRENPWPAWPLVLRTSSSHQEGGNRDWSVLTRRFIGDAEGNVVSLEAIRAEIMPDRSVREMPGTEFTVPCELALLAMGFTGPVRTVPSALGLILDGRGNVATDADGRTNVDGVFACGDMSRGQSLVVWAIADGRRVARGVDRYLAAVAAQPQRVAG; via the coding sequence ATGGGTGACCCGACGGGATTTCTCAAGCTGGGCCGAGGCCGTTCGAAAGAGCGTCCCGTCGAAGAACGCGTGGGCGACTACCGCGAGTTCGTGTTGCCGCTGGCGGAGGGCGAGGTTCGCCAGGAGGCCGCGCGTTGCATGGATTGCGGCGTGCCCTTCTGCCATGGCAGCTGTCCGCTGGGGAATTTGATCCCCGAGTGGAACGACATGATGTTCCGCGGGCAGGTCGACCGTGCGATGTCGCGCTTGGCCGAGACGAACAACTTTCCCGAGGTGACCGGCCGCATCTGTCCAGCGCCGTGCGAAGGTTCGTGCGTGCTCGCCCTCGACAGCGATGCCGTGCGCATCAAGGCCATCGAGAAGACGATCGCCGACGAGACGTTCGAGCGCAGCCTCATCCCGCGCCCGGCGGCGCAGCGCACGGGCAAGCGCGTGGCGGTGATCGGCTCCGGGCCGGCGGGCATGGCGGCGGCGCAGCAGCTGGCCCGCTCGGGGCACGACGTGACCCTGTACGAGCGCGACGACCGCATCGGCGGGCTTTTGCGCTACGGCATCCCCGACTTCAAGCTGGAGAAAGACGGGCTCGATCGCCGCGTCGCGCAGATGGAGGCCGAAGGCGTCCGCATGGTGACCAGTGCGGACATCGGCGGGGCCATTTCGATCCACGACGTGCGCGGGGAGCACGATGCGGTGGTGCTCGCGTGCGGCGCCCAGGTGCCGCGCGACCTTCCGGTGGGCGGCAGGGAGCTGCGGGGCATCCACTTCGCGATGGACTTTCTCACCCTGCAGAATCGCCGTGTGGCCGGCGACGTGGTGGGCGATGGGCTGGTGGCCACGGGCAAGCACGTGGTGGTCATCGGCGGTGGCGATACGGGTTCGGACTGCGTGGGCACGTCGCACCGGCAGCACGCGGCGAGCGTTCTGCAGCTGGAGATCATGCCCCGACCGCCGGAGGCGCGCCCGCGCGAGAATCCGTGGCCGGCATGGCCGCTGGTGCTGCGCACGTCGTCCTCGCACCAGGAGGGCGGCAACCGCGATTGGTCCGTTCTCACGCGCCGCTTCATCGGCGATGCCGAGGGCAACGTCGTATCGCTGGAGGCGATTCGCGCGGAGATTATGCCCGATCGCTCGGTGCGCGAGATGCCGGGTACGGAGTTCACCGTCCCGTGCGAGTTGGCCCTTCTGGCCATGGGCTTCACCGGTCCCGTGCGAACGGTGCCGTCGGCCCTCGGGCTCATCCTCGATGGGCGCGGCAACGTGGCAACGGACGCGGACGGTCGCACCAACGTCGACGGCGTCTTCGCGTGCGGCGACATGAGCCGCGGGCAATCGCTGGTCGTGTGGGCGATTGCCGATGGCCGCCGCGTCGCGCGGGGGGTCGATCGGTACCTCGCGGCCGTTGCGGCGCAACCGCAGCGGGTCGCCGGCTGA
- a CDS encoding sigma 54-interacting transcriptional regulator: MVAQGPDTGARMLVDHHVRMVGRARDADLVLADRSVSRHHFQVVATEQGTRVHVCPTAAPLVHAGRETLEAMVRGGDSIVVGNTVLILVESDSNADDLSPPASYGSTVVRGLLSGPAADARGFAALFALNETLAQVEDPSSLEAALTTWAKAYADGESVTITDAPEGEVQDEGTVSILETVTAGGKTQIIVPTQGPSARCVTFTTTLAPERVTDLLRRLLIVAVQLCGSRLAQLSTLHTVKAELEVFRRQAVGSAHGFLGASPAAERLVRIIPKLAVSDAVVLLTGETGVGKTFVARLIHESGPRKDEPLRVINCAAIPDSLIESELFGHERGAFTGAVASRAGALEGAGRGTLLLDEIGELPLASQAKLLRVLEDRRFERLGSNRSLTLQARVIAATNRDLEAMVAAGTFRSDLYFRISVVSALVPPLRARGDDLVLLAQQILADFTPSTGRRIDGFSPEALVAIRRYPWPGNVRELRNAVEHAVVLGDGPWIAPSDLPLAVNGLAEEGTPAQPTSDDPYVLHLPGRLEDVEQRAIQAALLHTKGNRTKAAAILGINRQTLYNRMRDEPK; encoded by the coding sequence ATGGTCGCGCAAGGGCCCGACACCGGTGCTCGGATGCTCGTCGACCATCATGTTCGCATGGTCGGCCGCGCGCGCGATGCCGACTTGGTGCTCGCCGACCGCTCCGTGTCGCGCCACCATTTCCAAGTCGTCGCCACCGAGCAGGGAACGCGCGTGCACGTATGCCCCACGGCCGCCCCGCTCGTGCACGCGGGACGGGAAACCCTCGAGGCCATGGTGCGGGGCGGCGATTCCATCGTCGTAGGCAACACCGTCCTCATTTTGGTCGAAAGCGACTCCAACGCCGACGACCTCTCACCGCCCGCCTCCTACGGCTCGACGGTGGTGCGCGGCCTTCTCAGCGGCCCCGCCGCCGACGCGCGTGGCTTTGCCGCCCTGTTCGCGCTGAACGAGACGCTGGCCCAGGTGGAAGATCCGAGCTCGCTCGAGGCCGCGCTCACCACCTGGGCCAAGGCGTACGCCGACGGTGAATCCGTCACCATCACCGACGCCCCCGAGGGCGAGGTCCAAGACGAGGGCACCGTCTCCATTCTGGAGACCGTCACCGCCGGGGGAAAAACCCAGATCATCGTGCCGACCCAAGGCCCCTCGGCCCGGTGCGTGACCTTCACGACGACCTTGGCCCCGGAACGGGTCACGGATCTGCTCCGGCGCCTGCTCATCGTGGCCGTGCAACTCTGCGGCTCACGCCTGGCGCAGCTTTCCACGCTGCATACGGTGAAGGCCGAGCTGGAAGTCTTTCGGCGTCAGGCCGTCGGCAGCGCCCACGGCTTCTTGGGCGCCTCGCCGGCGGCCGAGCGGCTCGTTCGCATCATCCCGAAGCTTGCGGTCTCCGACGCCGTGGTGCTGCTCACCGGCGAAACCGGGGTGGGCAAGACCTTCGTCGCGCGGTTGATCCACGAGTCGGGCCCGCGCAAAGACGAGCCGCTGCGCGTGATCAACTGCGCCGCCATCCCCGACAGCCTGATCGAGAGCGAGCTGTTCGGCCACGAGCGCGGGGCCTTCACCGGCGCCGTCGCCTCGCGCGCTGGTGCGCTCGAAGGAGCAGGACGCGGGACGCTGCTTCTCGACGAAATCGGTGAGCTGCCGCTGGCCAGCCAGGCCAAGCTGCTGCGCGTCCTCGAAGACCGCCGTTTCGAGCGCCTCGGATCGAACCGCTCGCTCACCCTGCAGGCGCGGGTCATCGCGGCCACCAACCGCGATCTCGAGGCGATGGTCGCCGCGGGCACCTTCCGCAGCGACCTGTATTTCCGCATTTCCGTGGTGAGCGCCCTCGTGCCGCCGCTGCGTGCCCGCGGCGACGACCTGGTGTTGCTCGCGCAACAGATCCTCGCGGACTTCACGCCGAGCACGGGCCGGCGCATCGACGGCTTCTCGCCCGAGGCCCTGGTGGCCATCCGACGCTACCCGTGGCCGGGAAATGTGCGCGAGCTGCGCAATGCCGTCGAGCACGCGGTGGTGCTGGGCGATGGGCCGTGGATTGCCCCGTCGGATCTGCCCCTCGCGGTGAATGGACTGGCCGAGGAGGGCACCCCCGCCCAGCCAACCAGCGACGATCCCTACGTGCTGCACCTCCCCGGGCGCCTCGAGGACGTCGAACAGCGTGCGATTCAGGCCGCGCTGCTGCACACCAAGGGCAACCGCACCAAGGCCGCGGCGATCCTCGGGATCAATCGACAAACGCTGTACAACCGAATGCGCGACGAGCCGAAGTAA
- a CDS encoding sigma 54-interacting transcriptional regulator — translation MKTSTAAALDERMESTGFGHSLTRVESSGLVAVDPPLIRALRVVEQVAERRQGVLVTGPTGCGKELLATEVHRRSGRRGKFVAVNCAAFNEGLAESTLFGHVRGAFTGAVSNTPGAFVEAHGGTLFLDEIGELHLFVQAKLLRALEEGSVRPIGAPRPTAVDVRIVAATNRDLRKEVAAGRFRADLYFRLATFVVEVPALRTRPGDLEALIARFHAQHDRASRLILTEEAHQLLLRYAWPGNVRELRNVMERVLSLAPPGNIDEATLLELAPELGTTPVNGESLETSTLRQALAKSERRKIRAHLESGSTQRQKLADELGIHRSTLWRKMKRFAATEVEPPSSQF, via the coding sequence ATGAAGACCTCCACCGCCGCGGCGCTCGACGAGCGCATGGAATCTACTGGCTTTGGACATTCTCTCACCCGTGTCGAATCGAGCGGATTGGTCGCCGTTGACCCTCCGTTGATTCGCGCGCTTCGTGTCGTCGAACAAGTCGCCGAACGCCGGCAAGGCGTTCTCGTCACCGGCCCGACGGGCTGCGGCAAGGAGCTCCTCGCCACCGAGGTGCATCGCCGTTCCGGGCGCCGGGGGAAATTCGTCGCGGTCAACTGCGCAGCCTTCAACGAGGGGCTGGCCGAGAGTACGCTCTTCGGCCACGTGCGCGGCGCCTTCACGGGCGCCGTGTCCAATACGCCGGGGGCCTTCGTCGAGGCGCACGGCGGCACGCTCTTCCTCGACGAAATCGGGGAGCTGCACCTCTTCGTGCAGGCAAAGCTGCTGCGCGCCCTCGAGGAAGGCTCCGTGCGCCCCATTGGTGCCCCGCGGCCCACCGCGGTGGACGTGCGCATCGTCGCGGCGACGAACCGCGATTTGCGCAAGGAAGTCGCGGCGGGGCGCTTTCGGGCCGACCTCTATTTCCGCCTCGCGACGTTCGTCGTGGAGGTCCCGGCGTTGCGCACGCGCCCGGGCGATCTGGAAGCGTTGATCGCGCGCTTTCACGCGCAGCACGATCGGGCGTCGCGCCTGATCCTGACCGAGGAGGCGCACCAGCTGCTGCTGCGCTACGCATGGCCCGGCAACGTGCGCGAGCTGCGCAACGTGATGGAGCGCGTCCTGTCCCTCGCGCCGCCGGGCAACATCGACGAGGCAACGTTGCTCGAGCTCGCGCCGGAGCTGGGCACGACACCGGTGAACGGCGAGAGCCTCGAAACGTCGACCCTGCGTCAGGCCCTCGCGAAGAGCGAGCGGCGAAAGATCCGCGCCCACTTGGAGAGCGGCAGCACCCAGCGGCAAAAGCTGGCCGACGAATTGGGCATCCACCGCTCGACCCTCTGGCGAAAGATGAAGCGGTTCGCCGCCACCGAAGTGGAACCGCCGTCGTCGCAGTTCTGA
- the fusA gene encoding elongation factor G has protein sequence MYCAGRIHKTGEVHEGTAVLDFDPIEQKRGITINAAATSVGWSPSWGLYAGQPHRVQIVDTPGHVDFTIEVERSLRVLDGAVFVLDAASGVECQSETVFHQAERHGVPSLAFVNKIDKPGADFDMCLRDIRERLGIEPVALHVPISGSELLDVVQGVVLRFDGRAVLVSEMTAAHRAAFDTARASMMETLASFDEDVLASYCHGLSADARTLARAIRAGALARRILPVACGSALKNVGIPPLLDAIVNYLPNPIDVPDVSGTHPSSGASLTRRADDREPFAALAFKTVFDRAGYLTYLRIYSGTLSTGDGLRLGRSGARERVGRIFRPHADQREEVRMAYAGDIVAVTGLRDVRTGETLCAADDPIVLERIDTPAPVVEVTIEPKTADDRERLPTALGRMLFQDPSLLAWVDPESGEMRLAGMGSLHLDVTVTRLREDHRVAVSMGRPEVAYRETIAHAARVAYRHVKQHGGQGQFACVTLAVAPGARGSGITFSDETAGGCIPREYVPAVEKGVRAAAARGIVAGYPVVDVAVTLLDGETHVKDSNAAAFEFAGSLAFQKACAEGGAVLLEPYAALEIAVPEMHAGDVIGDLGARRGVVQRLVPRGGHSVVVSARLPLAETFDYVTRLRGFTQGRGTASTRPDGYEVMPSTRCAEGGPKRTRASHRTP, from the coding sequence TTGTATTGCGCGGGCCGCATTCACAAAACCGGTGAGGTCCACGAGGGCACCGCCGTGTTGGACTTCGATCCCATCGAGCAAAAACGCGGAATTACCATCAATGCTGCAGCCACCAGCGTGGGTTGGTCGCCTTCGTGGGGGCTCTATGCGGGGCAGCCGCACCGCGTACAGATCGTGGACACGCCGGGCCACGTCGACTTCACCATCGAGGTCGAACGTAGCCTGCGCGTCCTCGACGGGGCGGTGTTCGTGCTGGATGCTGCCAGCGGCGTGGAATGCCAATCGGAAACGGTGTTTCACCAGGCCGAGCGCCATGGCGTGCCTTCGCTCGCCTTCGTGAACAAAATCGACAAGCCCGGCGCGGACTTCGACATGTGCCTTCGCGACATTCGCGAGCGGCTCGGCATCGAACCGGTTGCCCTGCACGTTCCGATTTCCGGCTCGGAGCTGCTCGACGTCGTGCAGGGCGTCGTGCTCCGATTCGACGGCCGCGCGGTGCTCGTTTCGGAGATGACCGCAGCGCATCGTGCCGCTTTCGACACGGCGCGCGCGTCGATGATGGAGACCTTGGCCAGCTTCGACGAGGACGTCCTCGCGAGCTATTGCCATGGGTTGAGCGCGGACGCGCGCACACTCGCGCGCGCCATTCGCGCAGGTGCGCTCGCGCGCAGGATCCTTCCCGTCGCTTGTGGCTCGGCGCTGAAGAACGTGGGGATCCCTCCTCTGCTCGATGCCATCGTCAATTATTTACCCAACCCCATCGACGTGCCCGATGTCTCGGGCACGCATCCGTCGAGCGGCGCTTCGCTCACCCGACGCGCCGACGACCGCGAGCCGTTCGCGGCCCTCGCCTTCAAAACCGTGTTCGATCGGGCCGGGTATTTGACGTACTTGCGCATCTATTCGGGCACACTCTCGACGGGCGACGGCCTGCGGCTCGGGCGCAGTGGTGCGCGCGAGCGCGTGGGCCGGATTTTCCGTCCTCACGCCGACCAGCGCGAGGAAGTGCGCATGGCCTACGCCGGCGACATCGTCGCCGTCACCGGCCTTCGCGACGTGCGAACCGGCGAAACCCTGTGCGCGGCGGACGATCCCATCGTCCTCGAGCGCATCGACACACCGGCGCCCGTGGTGGAGGTCACCATCGAACCGAAAACGGCAGACGATCGCGAACGCCTTCCCACGGCGCTCGGGCGCATGCTGTTCCAAGATCCGTCCTTGCTGGCGTGGGTCGATCCGGAATCGGGAGAGATGCGCCTCGCAGGCATGGGGAGCCTTCATCTGGACGTGACGGTCACGCGCTTGCGCGAGGACCATCGCGTCGCCGTCTCGATGGGCCGACCCGAGGTCGCCTACCGAGAGACCATCGCCCACGCCGCGCGCGTGGCCTACCGCCACGTGAAGCAGCATGGCGGCCAGGGCCAATTCGCGTGCGTCACGCTCGCCGTGGCGCCGGGGGCGCGAGGATCCGGCATCACCTTTTCCGACGAGACAGCGGGTGGCTGCATTCCACGCGAATACGTGCCCGCCGTCGAGAAAGGTGTGCGCGCAGCGGCCGCGCGCGGCATCGTCGCGGGGTATCCTGTGGTCGACGTCGCCGTGACGTTGCTCGACGGGGAGACCCACGTCAAAGATTCGAACGCCGCGGCGTTCGAATTCGCCGGCTCGCTCGCCTTCCAGAAGGCGTGCGCGGAGGGCGGTGCCGTGCTGCTCGAACCGTATGCGGCACTCGAGATCGCCGTGCCCGAGATGCATGCGGGCGACGTCATCGGCGACCTCGGGGCACGGCGCGGGGTCGTTCAACGCCTCGTTCCGCGCGGCGGCCACTCCGTCGTCGTGTCGGCGCGCCTTCCGCTCGCCGAGACGTTCGACTACGTAACGCGCCTCCGGGGCTTCACCCAGGGTCGCGGGACGGCGTCGACGCGCCCCGATGGCTACGAGGTCATGCCGTCCACGCGATGCGCGGAGGGCGGACCGAAGCGCACACGGGCAAGCCATCGCACGCCGTAA
- a CDS encoding protein kinase, whose protein sequence is MARLGAIVQQKYRIDRLIGVGGMGAVYAATHRNGHRVAIKFLHEGLWDDSESRRLFSREAYVANEVGHPGAVPVVDDDVDDDGCPFLIMPLLEGTTLRTRWERAPGRRLPVAEVAVVMADALDVLAAAHTKGIVHRDIKPDNLFIMSDGAVRVLDFGVARRIEARPAPIPGEGDAPLSSTGRMVGTPAFMPPEQMLGQSAAIGPPTDCWAIGATIFTLLSGELVHGPDGTAVQLVAAATGPARSLAKIAPDLPAPIVEVVQKALAFDPADRWPSARQMREALLATFPDVFGKPPATVSALIREKLASDLAPDSEDSHGRATQPAARLPSPIVVVSETLASPSPKPTSAPRSPDDQGPRTLREGETPAPESPVASPRTGGNIASVRRRRRRIVRAMLAGLALPGIVALVLVVAMVAGLYEPKMSHRLAARLPVVPSSSVELSSSQQEALVHLNAGLQDWRDASDHSAERSFRRTIELDPSLAAAHLYLAMLPQWTDTAAREHHHLASAHRSSLSERDLALLDAYAPAMAVPPDLEGSLQRLVAVREKFPSDWLVLHALANTQINRGELRQALEVLDDLLRRNPSLALGWTDKGYAFGLLDDVGSARDALNECLRISNYGATCLDQLAKLDAREGRCLDAERRARALMALPSPRYKAGLRLAGAIQGRGGAMDSVHDMLERAWPLAPEDQRERHRRWNEARFNVLAGNFALAEQAVQSWGALIATADYEDDHGYFADFQFAFLLELGQRELVGELASAFLAKRDAWLTSSYYDWEILPLRAKYLAGAMPREAFTRQRQAWLEREKQRPQLVAAKFTNWIRAYAQAVVTPQDAAEALRVLPDYMPIANSLTRDVEMDGALGHLYLLAGDVGHAVPYLQRAANSCEAVQFPLAQTQANLHLGMALEKTGDVQGACKFYDVVWARWGTDLRSVSAKVAHARRAALHCRAP, encoded by the coding sequence TTGGCGCGACTTGGCGCGATTGTTCAGCAGAAATATCGGATCGACCGGCTGATCGGCGTGGGGGGGATGGGCGCGGTGTACGCGGCCACGCACCGCAATGGTCATCGGGTGGCGATCAAGTTCCTGCACGAGGGACTATGGGACGATTCCGAGAGCCGCCGGCTCTTTAGCCGCGAGGCCTACGTCGCCAACGAGGTGGGGCACCCCGGCGCCGTTCCCGTGGTGGACGATGACGTGGACGACGATGGCTGCCCATTTCTGATCATGCCGCTGCTCGAGGGCACGACCCTGCGGACGCGTTGGGAACGCGCGCCGGGGCGGCGACTGCCGGTGGCCGAGGTGGCCGTGGTGATGGCAGATGCGCTCGATGTGCTGGCCGCGGCGCACACGAAGGGCATCGTGCACCGCGATATCAAGCCGGACAATCTGTTCATCATGTCCGATGGCGCGGTGCGCGTGTTGGACTTCGGGGTGGCACGCCGGATCGAGGCCCGCCCGGCGCCGATCCCGGGGGAGGGCGACGCTCCGTTGAGCTCCACGGGGCGCATGGTGGGGACGCCCGCGTTCATGCCGCCCGAGCAAATGCTGGGGCAGAGCGCGGCGATCGGGCCGCCGACGGATTGCTGGGCGATCGGGGCGACGATCTTCACGTTGCTCTCGGGCGAGCTGGTGCACGGGCCCGACGGCACGGCGGTGCAACTCGTTGCCGCGGCAACGGGGCCGGCGCGTTCGCTGGCGAAGATTGCGCCGGATCTGCCGGCGCCCATCGTGGAGGTGGTGCAAAAGGCGTTGGCGTTCGATCCGGCGGACCGATGGCCATCGGCGCGTCAGATGCGCGAGGCGCTTTTGGCGACGTTCCCCGACGTGTTCGGAAAGCCGCCGGCCACCGTGAGTGCGCTCATTCGCGAGAAGCTGGCCTCCGATCTGGCGCCCGACAGCGAGGATTCGCACGGGCGGGCCACGCAGCCGGCGGCCAGGCTTCCTTCGCCCATCGTCGTCGTCAGCGAGACGTTGGCGAGTCCCTCGCCCAAGCCAACCTCCGCGCCGCGGTCGCCGGACGACCAGGGCCCGCGCACGTTGCGCGAGGGCGAAACGCCGGCGCCGGAGTCACCCGTGGCGTCGCCCCGTACGGGCGGCAACATCGCCAGCGTGCGCCGCCGCCGGCGTCGCATCGTGCGCGCGATGCTGGCGGGCCTCGCCTTGCCGGGCATCGTGGCCCTCGTGTTGGTGGTCGCGATGGTGGCGGGCCTCTACGAGCCCAAAATGAGCCACCGCCTCGCGGCGCGCCTTCCCGTGGTGCCCTCCTCGAGTGTCGAGTTGAGTTCGAGCCAGCAAGAGGCGCTGGTGCACCTCAACGCGGGCTTGCAGGACTGGCGCGATGCCTCGGATCACTCGGCGGAGCGCAGCTTCAGACGCACGATCGAGCTCGATCCGAGCCTTGCGGCGGCACACTTGTATCTCGCGATGCTCCCACAGTGGACGGACACCGCGGCGCGCGAGCACCACCACCTTGCCTCTGCTCACCGCAGCAGCCTGAGTGAGAGGGATCTCGCGCTCCTCGACGCGTACGCACCCGCGATGGCCGTGCCACCGGATCTCGAAGGCTCGCTGCAGCGACTCGTTGCGGTGCGCGAGAAATTTCCCTCGGATTGGCTCGTGCTCCATGCCCTGGCCAACACGCAGATCAACCGGGGTGAGCTGCGACAGGCGCTCGAGGTCCTCGATGATCTTCTCCGCCGCAACCCTTCGCTGGCACTGGGCTGGACCGACAAAGGATACGCCTTCGGTCTGCTCGACGATGTGGGCAGTGCCCGCGACGCGCTGAATGAATGTTTGCGTATTTCGAATTACGGGGCGACCTGTCTCGACCAGCTCGCGAAACTCGATGCGCGCGAAGGGCGATGTCTGGATGCCGAGCGGCGCGCGCGTGCATTGATGGCGCTCCCGTCGCCGCGTTACAAAGCCGGCCTCCGGCTCGCGGGAGCGATTCAGGGGCGCGGTGGGGCCATGGACAGTGTGCACGACATGCTGGAACGGGCGTGGCCACTGGCTCCGGAGGATCAACGCGAACGGCATCGACGATGGAACGAGGCACGGTTCAACGTGCTCGCCGGGAACTTCGCGCTTGCAGAGCAAGCGGTGCAATCATGGGGCGCGCTGATCGCCACGGCGGACTATGAGGACGACCACGGCTACTTTGCGGATTTTCAGTTCGCCTTTCTCCTCGAGCTCGGACAGCGAGAGCTCGTCGGGGAGCTCGCATCGGCATTTCTGGCGAAGCGTGACGCGTGGCTTACTTCGTCCTATTACGATTGGGAAATTCTACCACTTCGAGCGAAATACCTCGCGGGTGCCATGCCGCGCGAAGCGTTTACGCGACAGCGTCAGGCGTGGCTCGAACGCGAGAAGCAACGTCCACAGCTCGTGGCGGCGAAGTTTACGAATTGGATACGGGCGTACGCGCAAGCCGTCGTGACACCGCAAGATGCGGCGGAGGCGCTTCGCGTTTTGCCGGATTACATGCCGATCGCGAATTCGCTCACGCGCGACGTCGAGATGGACGGCGCGCTCGGTCACTTGTACCTCTTGGCCGGCGACGTGGGCCACGCCGTTCCTTACCTTCAGCGTGCGGCCAACTCGTGTGAAGCCGTTCAATTCCCGCTCGCACAGACGCAGGCGAATCTTCATCTTGGAATGGCCCTCGAAAAGACTGGCGACGTCCAAGGGGCCTGCAAGTTCTACGACGTGGTTTGGGCGCGCTGGGGCACGGATCTTCGCAGCGTGTCCGCGAAGGTGGCGCATGCGCGGCGCGCGGCGTTGCACTGCCGCGCGCCTTGA